In a genomic window of Lacrimispora sp. BS-2:
- a CDS encoding Sapep family Mn(2+)-dependent dipeptidase produces MGYRQIENESDKKILDCVDRLKDQFINSVLELVRIDSVEREACEGAPFGTGVKNALEYALGISRQLGFDTVNLDNYIGYAQYGKEEGYVCAIGHVDVVPAGEGWRQQPFSGYMENGIIYSRGVLDNKGPVMACLYGLAAIKEAGLSLKNPVRIIFGCDEESGFEDLKYYLSKERPPLYGFTPDCKYPVVYSERGRAVVRITGSIDQLEIFFDFVNKYFIGARNTGDRLEIDFSHEEYGMMEMRGYKLSVDPDSLCGKRQAAFDVTLSYPGGVTIDKIMKRICSKAGAEGLTAGLMQNFDPVVFPKDTPMVKAMQESYELVTGLDGAPVTTTGGTYAKAMPGIVPFGPSFPGQKGISHNPNEWMSVEDLIANAKIYALALYRLGQL; encoded by the coding sequence ATGGGATATAGACAGATCGAAAATGAATCAGATAAGAAGATACTGGACTGTGTGGACCGGTTAAAGGACCAGTTTATAAACAGTGTCCTGGAGCTGGTGCGCATTGACAGTGTGGAAAGGGAGGCCTGCGAAGGTGCTCCCTTTGGCACTGGAGTAAAGAATGCACTGGAATATGCCCTGGGTATCAGCAGGCAACTGGGATTTGACACCGTGAACCTGGATAATTATATCGGATATGCCCAGTATGGCAAAGAAGAGGGCTATGTCTGTGCCATCGGTCATGTGGATGTAGTTCCGGCAGGAGAAGGCTGGAGGCAGCAGCCTTTCAGCGGCTATATGGAGAACGGAATCATCTACAGCAGGGGAGTGCTGGACAACAAAGGGCCAGTCATGGCATGTCTCTATGGCCTGGCAGCCATTAAGGAGGCCGGACTTAGCCTTAAGAATCCGGTACGAATTATCTTTGGATGTGATGAAGAATCAGGATTTGAGGATCTGAAGTATTATCTTTCAAAGGAGAGACCGCCTCTCTATGGTTTCACACCGGACTGCAAGTATCCGGTGGTGTACAGCGAACGGGGCAGGGCTGTGGTGCGGATCACAGGCAGTATCGACCAGTTGGAGATATTTTTTGACTTTGTAAATAAATATTTTATCGGAGCCAGGAATACAGGCGACCGGCTGGAGATTGATTTTAGCCACGAGGAATACGGGATGATGGAGATGCGTGGATATAAGCTGAGTGTGGATCCGGACAGTCTCTGTGGAAAAAGGCAGGCGGCCTTTGATGTGACGTTAAGCTATCCGGGAGGCGTCACTATCGATAAAATCATGAAGCGCATCTGCAGTAAGGCCGGGGCAGAGGGGCTTACTGCAGGGCTTATGCAGAATTTTGATCCGGTGGTATTTCCAAAGGACACACCCATGGTTAAGGCCATGCAGGAGAGCTATGAACTGGTCACAGGGCTGGATGGTGCCCCTGTGACCACCACTGGCGGCACTTATGCCAAGGCCATGCCGGGAATTGTTCCCTTTGGTCCAAGTTTCCCGGGCCAGAAAGGCATCAGCCATAATCCCAATGAGTGGATGAGCGTGGAAGACTTAATAGCCAATGCAAAGATCTATGCACTGGCCCTGTATCGTCTGGGACAATTATAA
- a CDS encoding N(4)-(beta-N-acetylglucosaminyl)-L-asparaginase, with translation MWGMIATWRMAVEGITKGAEMLKESGDAGDAIEAAIRQVEDFPYYKSVGYGGLPNEEMEVEMDAAYMDGNTLDIGAVAAIRDFANPVSIARRLSAEKVNSMLVAEGAEKFAHKEGFERKNMLTDRAKAHYRKRVKEMAAQAASKELKPYSGHDTVGMACLDGKGKMTAATSTSGLFMKKKGRVGDSPISGSGFYADSKKGAASATGLGEDLMKGCISYEIVRLMGEGIHPQEACEAAVNRLDGELRERRGEAGDISLIAMNPKGEWGAATNIEGFSFAVVTEEQDPTVYLVTRREDGRCTYEKASEEWMENYMKTRMAPIEE, from the coding sequence ATGTGGGGAATGATAGCAACATGGCGTATGGCCGTAGAAGGGATTACAAAGGGAGCTGAGATGCTTAAGGAAAGCGGAGACGCAGGGGATGCCATCGAGGCAGCCATCCGACAGGTGGAGGACTTCCCTTATTATAAATCCGTGGGCTATGGCGGACTGCCTAATGAGGAAATGGAAGTGGAAATGGACGCGGCCTATATGGACGGCAATACTCTGGATATAGGAGCTGTGGCTGCCATCAGGGACTTTGCCAATCCGGTGTCTATTGCCAGGCGTCTGAGTGCGGAGAAAGTCAATAGCATGCTGGTGGCTGAGGGCGCTGAGAAATTTGCCCACAAGGAAGGCTTTGAACGCAAGAACATGCTGACAGACCGGGCTAAGGCACATTACAGGAAGCGGGTAAAGGAGATGGCCGCCCAGGCGGCCTCTAAGGAGCTTAAGCCCTATTCCGGTCATGATACCGTGGGCATGGCCTGTCTGGATGGAAAGGGCAAGATGACGGCAGCTACTTCAACCAGCGGCCTGTTCATGAAGAAAAAGGGCAGAGTAGGTGATTCCCCTATATCCGGTTCCGGCTTTTACGCTGACAGCAAAAAAGGGGCTGCCAGCGCCACCGGCCTGGGAGAGGACCTGATGAAAGGCTGTATTTCTTATGAGATCGTCCGCCTTATGGGAGAGGGGATACATCCTCAGGAAGCCTGTGAGGCAGCGGTGAACCGGCTTGATGGGGAGCTTCGGGAACGTCGGGGCGAAGCCGGTGACATATCCCTCATTGCCATGAACCCTAAGGGAGAGTGGGGGGCTGCCACAAATATAGAAGGGTTCTCTTTCGCAGTGGTTACTGAGGAGCAGGACCCCACGGTTTACCTGGTGACCCGCAGGGAGGACGGCCGCTGCACTTACGAGAAAGCATCTGAAGAATGGATGGAAAATTACATGAAGACGCGCATGGCGCCCATAGAGGAATAG
- a CDS encoding GrdB-related putative oxidoreductase: protein MKLIMIYDQIQSGLGTKDDTMVPLTGKKEPIGPAIMMEPFLKQVDGHVMACLCCGNGTYLADPEEVSRKLCAMMNKLQPDVVMCGPAFNYADYAQMCAKVACDINATTGAKAFAAMSVENADTIAAYKDKVAIVETPKKGGLGLNDALKNMCALARALADDADTSELIHEFCFK from the coding sequence ATGAAGCTTATTATGATATACGATCAGATTCAATCAGGACTTGGAACCAAGGATGACACCATGGTTCCCCTTACAGGGAAAAAGGAGCCCATCGGACCGGCAATCATGATGGAACCTTTCTTAAAGCAGGTGGATGGACACGTAATGGCCTGCCTGTGCTGCGGAAACGGCACATACCTCGCTGATCCCGAGGAGGTCAGCCGCAAGCTTTGTGCCATGATGAACAAGTTACAACCGGATGTGGTAATGTGCGGGCCAGCCTTTAATTACGCGGATTACGCGCAGATGTGCGCCAAAGTGGCTTGTGATATCAACGCCACCACCGGGGCCAAGGCATTTGCAGCCATGTCTGTGGAGAATGCAGATACCATTGCGGCCTATAAGGATAAAGTAGCGATTGTGGAAACGCCGAAAAAGGGTGGTCTGGGCCTTAATGACGCCCTTAAGAACATGTGTGCCCTGGCCAGAGCGCTGGCTGACGATGCGGACACTTCCGAGCTGATCCATGAATTCTGTTTTAAATAA
- the celB gene encoding PTS cellobiose transporter subunit IIC, with protein MLSKLESMLMPLAEKIGKNKYLIAIRDGFLLSMPLLIVGSFFLLIANFPIPGWTDFWARFFGEHWDSYFSKPTDATFSIMAVLAVIGIGYSFSEQMKVDKLFGAAVSLVCWFLIMPYEILVNDTAVSGIPLGWVGSRGIFVGILVAFLSVHIYAWVNKKGWIIKMPDGVPPTVAKSFSALIPAGISVLVFFILNIVFAMTPYENAFNFIFTILQTPLLKLGNTLPAMVIAYIFLHIFWFFGVNGGSVVGAVFNPILQTLSAENLAAFQAGQPLPNIISQQFQDLFATFGGCGSTLSLLIAMLFFCRSKRIKELGKLAFIPGLFGINEPIVFGLPILLNPMMLIPFMLVPTINIVISYFCMSIGLVPLCSGVAIPWTMPVILSGFLATGWQGAVLQMLLLVLGVFIYMPFIKMMDKQYLEEESRTVEKSDDDDIDLNDLSFDDL; from the coding sequence ATGTTAAGTAAATTAGAGTCAATGCTCATGCCTTTGGCAGAGAAAATTGGAAAGAACAAGTATCTCATTGCAATTCGTGACGGCTTCCTGCTGTCCATGCCGCTGTTAATCGTGGGTTCCTTTTTCCTGCTCATTGCCAACTTCCCGATTCCGGGGTGGACTGATTTCTGGGCAAGGTTCTTCGGGGAACACTGGGACTCCTATTTCTCCAAGCCCACTGACGCCACTTTCTCAATCATGGCAGTGCTGGCAGTGATTGGAATCGGCTATTCCTTTTCAGAGCAGATGAAGGTAGATAAGCTGTTCGGAGCTGCCGTATCACTGGTATGCTGGTTCTTAATCATGCCTTATGAGATCCTGGTAAATGATACTGCCGTGTCCGGCATTCCGCTGGGCTGGGTCGGTTCCAGGGGTATCTTTGTAGGAATCCTTGTGGCTTTCTTATCCGTGCATATCTATGCGTGGGTCAATAAAAAGGGCTGGATCATCAAGATGCCCGACGGTGTTCCTCCAACGGTTGCAAAGTCTTTCTCAGCCCTGATTCCTGCTGGAATTTCCGTGCTGGTGTTCTTTATTCTGAACATTGTCTTTGCCATGACACCATATGAGAACGCCTTCAACTTTATATTCACCATCCTGCAGACTCCGCTTCTTAAGCTGGGCAATACCCTTCCGGCTATGGTAATCGCTTATATCTTTCTCCATATCTTCTGGTTCTTTGGAGTAAACGGCGGTTCCGTGGTGGGTGCGGTGTTCAATCCCATTCTTCAGACTTTGTCTGCCGAAAACCTGGCTGCATTCCAGGCAGGCCAGCCGCTGCCCAATATTATATCCCAGCAGTTCCAGGATCTGTTCGCCACCTTCGGCGGATGCGGCTCCACCCTGTCCCTGTTAATAGCAATGCTCTTTTTCTGCCGTTCCAAGCGTATCAAGGAGTTAGGAAAGCTGGCATTTATTCCTGGTTTGTTCGGTATCAATGAGCCCATCGTGTTTGGCCTGCCCATTTTGCTGAACCCAATGATGCTTATTCCCTTCATGCTGGTGCCAACCATCAACATTGTGATTTCCTACTTCTGTATGAGCATCGGCCTGGTTCCGCTGTGCTCCGGTGTAGCAATTCCATGGACCATGCCTGTTATCCTTTCCGGGTTCCTGGCAACCGGCTGGCAGGGAGCTGTTCTTCAAATGCTTCTTCTTGTACTGGGCGTATTCATCTATATGCCGTTCATCAAGATGATGGATAAACAGTACCTGGAAGAGGAGTCCAGGACGGTTGAGAAATCCGATGACGACGATATTGATCTTAACGACCTTTCCTTTGATGACTTATAA
- a CDS encoding PTS sugar transporter subunit IIB, with the protein MKRVYLFCSAGMSTSMLASKMQTVANEHNLPIEVEAFPDGKIGQIIDEKHPDVILLGPQVKYRYGEIVEKFGSKGIPIQVIDQTDYGMMNGEKVLKSAIKLLKAAK; encoded by the coding sequence ATGAAGCGAGTGTATTTATTTTGCAGCGCAGGAATGTCAACCAGCATGCTGGCAAGCAAGATGCAGACGGTAGCCAACGAGCATAACCTTCCCATTGAAGTGGAAGCTTTCCCTGATGGAAAGATCGGCCAGATCATCGATGAGAAGCATCCGGATGTGATACTTTTAGGGCCCCAGGTCAAATACCGTTACGGTGAGATTGTGGAAAAGTTCGGAAGTAAAGGCATCCCGATTCAGGTCATTGACCAGACTGATTACGGTATGATGAATGGTGAGAAGGTCCTTAAATCTGCGATCAAGCTTTTGAAAGCAGCCAAATAA
- a CDS encoding PTS lactose/cellobiose transporter subunit IIA, with amino-acid sequence MLEGLETICFKIISNVGGARSSYIEAIQKAKHGDFDGAGECMKAGQEMFLTGHEAHFELIQKEAQGEMVGGSLILIHAEDQLMSAEAFKIIAEEMIASYERIVKLEEKLSSK; translated from the coding sequence ATGTTAGAGGGCTTAGAGACGATTTGTTTTAAAATCATATCCAATGTAGGCGGTGCACGGTCCAGCTACATTGAGGCGATCCAGAAAGCAAAGCATGGGGATTTTGACGGTGCCGGGGAATGTATGAAAGCCGGTCAGGAAATGTTCCTCACAGGACATGAGGCCCACTTTGAACTAATTCAGAAAGAAGCTCAGGGTGAGATGGTGGGCGGTTCCCTGATTCTGATTCATGCGGAAGACCAGCTTATGAGCGCGGAAGCATTCAAGATCATTGCAGAGGAGATGATCGCCAGCTATGAGAGAATAGTTAAGCTGGAGGAGAAGTTGAGCAGTAAATAA